The Methylomarinum vadi genome has a window encoding:
- a CDS encoding YfdX family protein: MYPAKLKTITAAVALALTASTFIGQSVSAAAANPPATTNSKQEKGTQSTKEQLLREKQQKIEQEAKAAIQGTREALQALRQNDSVKATALLQKVSGELDILLAKHPDLKMIPADVQAQVFDLDSSPEQVEKMVDSADELLDDEKVQDARYILSALVSEIRITTTSIPLGVFPEAIKEAASLSEQGKTDQAAEALSDVLNMLVSTTDVIPLPVLRAEALLTAASELEHKSDLSKQESRADILRLTDAAKQKLKLAEVLGYGDKKDYKPLYQSIDEIKDVIHSEKSAATWNKIKKSLSDFKNKIIHPTK; the protein is encoded by the coding sequence ATGTATCCAGCTAAATTGAAAACAATCACCGCCGCCGTCGCCTTAGCCCTGACCGCTTCCACTTTTATAGGCCAGAGCGTATCCGCCGCGGCTGCCAATCCCCCGGCCACTACGAACAGCAAACAAGAAAAGGGCACGCAATCGACCAAAGAGCAATTACTGCGAGAAAAGCAGCAAAAAATTGAGCAGGAAGCCAAAGCCGCCATTCAAGGCACCCGCGAAGCGTTGCAAGCCTTGCGCCAGAATGATAGCGTCAAAGCCACGGCTTTGTTACAAAAGGTATCGGGGGAACTCGATATCTTGCTGGCCAAGCACCCCGACTTGAAAATGATCCCCGCGGATGTGCAGGCGCAAGTCTTCGATTTGGACAGCAGCCCGGAACAAGTCGAGAAGATGGTCGATTCCGCCGACGAATTGCTTGACGATGAAAAAGTTCAAGACGCCCGCTATATCTTGTCGGCGTTGGTTAGCGAAATCCGTATTACCACGACCAGTATTCCGTTGGGCGTCTTTCCGGAAGCAATCAAGGAAGCGGCCTCGCTCAGCGAGCAGGGTAAAACCGATCAGGCGGCCGAGGCCTTGTCGGACGTCCTGAACATGTTGGTGTCGACTACCGACGTCATCCCTTTGCCGGTACTACGCGCCGAAGCCTTATTGACAGCGGCATCGGAATTGGAGCACAAAAGCGATCTTAGTAAACAAGAAAGCAGAGCGGATATACTGAGACTGACCGACGCCGCCAAACAAAAATTAAAACTGGCCGAAGTGCTTGGCTACGGCGATAAAAAGGATTATAAACCGCTTTACCAGTCGATCGACGAAATCAAGGACGTCATCCATTCGGAAAAATCAGCGGCGACCTGGAACAAGATCAAAAAATCGCTCTCAGACTTTAAAAACAAAATCATCCATCCGACGAAATAA
- a CDS encoding helix-turn-helix transcriptional regulator gives MAVKAFTIPSLFEVRFADRAGGCERPHTHSSLIIAAVSKGTVSLQMNSYEICLGKEKVAAIGPHVRHCVCSYSPDFAGVYVLEISSLPTGCEEFDEFHLQAFGSRVYQGKGSYDAFLVLCQTLLGRASVFDKVKVYIDWVYRLFSDRFSGDSPQIPQSYEPNSLANRIRKMLDEEWKEIPSYDDIARSCGCSKEHCNRVFKQTFNLTMQAYFLNQKAAKARELLVSETRLTEISLMCGFYDQSHFTRVFKAIYQISPQKYREAVLETRHSHTRKSDE, from the coding sequence ATGGCGGTTAAAGCATTCACAATTCCCTCTTTATTTGAGGTGCGCTTCGCTGATCGTGCCGGAGGGTGCGAGAGGCCCCATACGCATTCCTCGTTGATTATTGCTGCCGTATCGAAAGGGACTGTTTCGCTGCAAATGAATAGCTATGAAATTTGTCTGGGAAAAGAAAAGGTTGCCGCTATCGGGCCCCATGTCCGCCATTGTGTCTGCTCTTATTCTCCTGACTTTGCCGGTGTCTATGTGTTGGAAATATCGAGCTTGCCAACGGGTTGCGAAGAATTCGACGAATTCCATCTTCAAGCATTCGGCAGCCGGGTATATCAAGGAAAAGGGAGTTATGACGCTTTTCTTGTTCTTTGCCAAACACTTTTGGGCCGCGCATCTGTCTTTGATAAGGTCAAGGTCTATATCGATTGGGTGTATCGTCTTTTCAGCGACCGTTTCAGTGGCGATTCGCCACAAATACCCCAAAGCTACGAACCGAATTCGCTTGCTAATAGAATTCGGAAAATGCTGGATGAAGAGTGGAAAGAAATCCCTTCCTACGATGATATAGCGAGGTCTTGTGGCTGCAGTAAGGAACATTGCAACCGGGTATTCAAGCAAACTTTTAATCTTACTATGCAGGCCTATTTTCTCAATCAAAAAGCTGCCAAGGCCAGGGAGTTGCTGGTTTCCGAGACAAGGCTTACCGAAATATCGCTAATGTGCGGTTTTTACGATCAAAGTCATTTTACGCGGGTATTCAAGGCGATTTATCAGATTAGCCCGCAAAAGTACCGTGAAGCCGTGTTGGAAACACGTCATTCTCATACAAGAAAAAGCGACGAATAA
- a CDS encoding class I SAM-dependent methyltransferase — protein MIKQQAHDAEIVNQFSKQAIPFAQLTGHRDSMQLLVELSKVSEDDSVLDVACGPGLVACEFAKIARHVTGIDLTETMIEQAKLRQMDMGLTNLSWDTGNVLSLPYESNSFAVVVSRYSFHHFLDHKAVLMEMIRVCKHNGMVLIADVALPKEKVDAYNRMEKLRDPSHIKALSLQEWEQLLGEAGLRNLRRGSYQVTMELEKQLEASFPKPGDDDKLRHIFRHDIGPNCLGVDAHWVGTDIHFSYPISVYVGTK, from the coding sequence ATGATAAAGCAACAAGCGCACGATGCAGAAATCGTTAACCAGTTTTCCAAACAAGCTATTCCCTTTGCGCAATTGACCGGCCATCGCGATTCGATGCAATTGCTCGTCGAGCTGAGCAAGGTTTCCGAAGATGACTCCGTGCTCGATGTGGCTTGTGGGCCAGGATTGGTGGCTTGCGAGTTTGCCAAGATCGCCCGGCATGTCACGGGTATCGATCTCACCGAAACCATGATCGAACAGGCCAAACTGCGGCAAATGGACATGGGGTTGACTAATCTCTCATGGGATACCGGAAACGTATTGTCTTTGCCGTATGAATCGAATTCTTTTGCTGTCGTGGTTTCCAGATACAGTTTTCATCATTTTCTTGATCATAAAGCAGTTTTAATGGAAATGATTCGGGTGTGTAAGCACAATGGCATGGTTTTGATTGCCGATGTCGCGTTGCCGAAAGAGAAGGTCGATGCCTACAATCGTATGGAAAAACTTCGCGATCCTTCTCATATTAAAGCGCTTTCTTTGCAAGAGTGGGAACAACTTCTGGGGGAGGCTGGATTGCGAAATCTTCGGCGAGGCAGTTATCAAGTAACTATGGAACTGGAAAAACAGCTCGAGGCTTCATTTCCGAAGCCAGGCGATGATGACAAGTTAAGGCATATATTCAGGCATGATATTGGTCCTAACTGTCTGGGTGTCGATGCGCATTGGGTGGGAACGGACATTCACTTTTCCTATCCGATATCTGTCTATGTTGGAACAAAATAG
- a CDS encoding class I SAM-dependent DNA methyltransferase — translation MTDLFKEKAQDWDANDMVRGLSTGIANAIQANVALDETLQVMDFGAGTGLIALQIADKVNKVTAVDVSQAMLDKLQAKAELHGKVEALCQNILEQPLGIRFDLIVSAMAMHHVEDTDKMVACLAEHLKPGGRIALADLDEEDGSFHSVDAKGVYHTGFDRETLQSLLSRHGFKDIRFVTAHVLNKSDRLYPVFLVLATGA, via the coding sequence ATGACGGATTTGTTTAAAGAAAAAGCGCAGGACTGGGATGCTAACGACATGGTCAGAGGGCTTTCCACTGGCATCGCTAACGCCATTCAGGCTAATGTGGCTTTGGACGAGACGCTGCAGGTAATGGATTTCGGTGCCGGCACCGGTCTGATCGCCTTGCAAATTGCAGACAAGGTTAACAAGGTGACCGCCGTAGATGTTTCCCAGGCCATGTTGGATAAACTGCAGGCCAAGGCGGAATTGCATGGAAAAGTTGAGGCTCTGTGCCAAAATATTCTGGAGCAACCATTGGGGATTCGTTTCGACCTGATCGTCAGCGCGATGGCCATGCATCATGTGGAAGACACGGATAAAATGGTTGCATGCTTGGCCGAACATCTGAAGCCGGGAGGCAGGATAGCGCTGGCCGATTTGGATGAGGAGGACGGGTCTTTTCATTCCGTCGACGCGAAAGGGGTCTATCATACCGGCTTCGACCGCGAAACCTTGCAGTCCTTATTGTCACGACACGGTTTCAAAGACATCCGTTTCGTCACCGCCCATGTTCTGAATAAGAGCGATAGACTATATCCTGTGTTCCTTGTGCTGGCGACCGGAGCATAA
- a CDS encoding acyl-CoA dehydrogenase family protein, with the protein MDTNDLPCGGNHTASLQRLLHCAQQGLLKHAIHSNRGGYGNRFTDLVDAHEALGKDSQDPGLLLSINAHLWGALFPLLNYGNPQQQGDYINKLMSGLLVGGHAITEPQAGSDLNALAMKAINTDSGFLLNGHKRYITNTPIADILVVYARIDDKLSAFIVHHDDIGAHFLDSPQVTACRSAPMGDVILENCLVPADRQLGRSGSGNMMIQQALELERAFIFAGICGIMDWQLDYVIKHSRERRVNGVHLGKNQAISHKIADMKLRLDTTRLWVKECARLKDGNKRITMASAQTKLFAAEAFLQSSLDAVHILGACGLQQNNPLAELVHDALASRLFSGSSEIQKNIIAALLGTGDGYK; encoded by the coding sequence ATGGACACGAACGACCTACCCTGCGGCGGGAATCATACCGCCTCATTACAACGGCTATTACATTGCGCGCAACAAGGCCTCTTAAAACACGCCATCCATAGCAATCGCGGCGGCTACGGCAATCGTTTCACTGACCTGGTCGACGCCCATGAAGCGCTCGGCAAAGACAGCCAGGATCCAGGCTTGTTACTTTCCATCAATGCCCATCTGTGGGGCGCCTTGTTCCCGTTATTGAATTACGGCAATCCGCAACAACAAGGCGACTATATCAACAAACTGATGTCCGGCTTGTTAGTCGGCGGTCATGCTATCACCGAACCGCAAGCAGGCTCCGACCTGAATGCCCTCGCCATGAAAGCAATAAACACCGATAGCGGTTTTTTGCTGAACGGCCACAAACGTTACATCACCAATACACCGATCGCCGATATACTGGTGGTGTACGCCCGCATCGACGATAAATTATCCGCCTTCATCGTCCATCACGACGACATCGGCGCCCACTTTTTGGACTCACCTCAGGTAACGGCCTGTCGCAGTGCCCCGATGGGTGATGTCATTCTGGAAAATTGCCTAGTCCCTGCGGACAGGCAACTGGGCCGAAGCGGCTCCGGCAATATGATGATTCAGCAGGCGCTGGAACTGGAACGGGCATTCATCTTCGCCGGTATCTGCGGCATCATGGACTGGCAATTGGACTACGTGATCAAGCATAGCCGCGAACGTAGGGTCAACGGTGTGCATCTAGGCAAGAACCAGGCGATCAGCCATAAAATCGCCGACATGAAACTGAGGCTGGACACTACCCGATTATGGGTCAAAGAATGCGCCAGGCTGAAGGACGGCAACAAACGAATCACCATGGCCAGCGCCCAGACCAAATTGTTCGCCGCCGAAGCCTTCCTGCAATCCAGCCTCGACGCCGTCCACATCCTCGGCGCCTGCGGGCTGCAACAGAACAATCCGCTGGCGGAACTGGTCCATGACGCGCTCGCCAGCCGCCTGTTCTCCGGCTCATCGGAAATACAGAAGAATATCATCGCCGCATTACTGGGTACTGGGGACGGTTATAAATAG
- a CDS encoding amino acid adenylation domain-containing protein has translation MPLLSAFHRQCRTAPDSIALCEGERRLSYRQLERQACQLRARILTASTNCERVAIALERGIDATIAILATLQAGACYVPLDMKNPADRLRFICSDAAPHCIIGQGPCPDWLEHPSLWLDIAAIEPPSTAYPSPQIRNDEAMAAILYTSGSTGTPKGVALSHRAMTNFADWAVRTFNIGPADRIASLAPFHFDLSVFDLFASLRSGATVCFVPAGLTLSPSRLSAWLSQQRITVFYTVPSLLAFLALKGALTTTPLPALKSILFAGEVFPTAQLKQLCELLPRVEFFNLYGPTETNVCCYWPVERRRLRNNLPIPIGFPASGAELKITDSNGELLVKCANNLSGYWQQGRLVDALSADGYFASGDKVSLNEHGEVCYHGRLDRMLKCSGHRVEPAEIETALLRCPGVTQCAVVGIIDSASGHRPAAALVVTPGADLATIVKTCKQRLPTYMHPCKFIVLETLPYLSNGKIDYQALKLQLEPS, from the coding sequence ATGCCACTACTTTCAGCTTTTCATCGGCAATGCCGAACCGCTCCCGACAGCATCGCTTTGTGCGAGGGAGAACGCCGGCTCAGCTATCGTCAACTCGAACGACAAGCCTGCCAGCTACGTGCCAGAATATTAACCGCATCAACAAACTGCGAGCGAGTCGCCATCGCGCTGGAACGCGGCATCGACGCGACAATCGCCATTCTGGCAACATTGCAGGCCGGCGCATGCTATGTGCCGCTGGATATGAAAAACCCCGCCGACCGTCTGCGCTTCATTTGCAGCGATGCCGCCCCGCATTGCATCATCGGCCAAGGCCCCTGCCCGGACTGGCTGGAGCACCCTTCCCTATGGCTCGATATCGCCGCTATTGAGCCGCCGTCAACCGCCTACCCATCTCCTCAAATTCGCAATGACGAAGCCATGGCGGCGATACTCTATACGTCCGGCTCCACCGGAACGCCGAAAGGCGTTGCGCTGAGCCACAGGGCCATGACTAATTTTGCCGACTGGGCGGTTCGCACTTTCAACATTGGTCCTGCCGACCGTATCGCCTCGCTGGCCCCGTTTCATTTCGATTTATCCGTTTTCGACCTGTTCGCCAGTCTGCGCAGCGGCGCGACGGTGTGTTTCGTTCCCGCCGGCCTGACACTGTCGCCGAGCCGGTTAAGCGCCTGGCTGAGCCAACAGCGCATCACGGTTTTCTATACGGTACCTTCATTACTCGCCTTCCTCGCGCTGAAAGGCGCTTTGACCACCACGCCGCTGCCCGCCCTAAAATCGATCTTATTCGCCGGGGAAGTCTTCCCGACGGCGCAGTTGAAACAATTGTGCGAATTGTTGCCAAGGGTCGAGTTCTTTAATTTATACGGACCCACCGAAACCAATGTCTGTTGCTATTGGCCGGTCGAACGCCGGCGCCTGCGAAACAATCTTCCCATTCCGATCGGCTTTCCGGCCAGCGGCGCCGAGCTAAAAATTACCGACAGCAACGGCGAACTGCTGGTCAAATGCGCCAATAACCTCTCCGGTTATTGGCAGCAAGGACGGCTGGTCGACGCCTTATCGGCCGACGGTTATTTCGCGAGCGGCGACAAAGTTTCGTTGAACGAACACGGCGAAGTTTGCTATCACGGCCGACTCGATCGCATGTTGAAATGTTCCGGTCACAGAGTCGAACCGGCGGAAATCGAAACGGCCCTGTTACGATGTCCGGGAGTGACTCAATGCGCTGTCGTTGGTATCATTGACAGTGCTAGCGGTCATAGGCCGGCCGCCGCCCTGGTCGTCACTCCCGGCGCCGACCTGGCAACCATCGTTAAAACGTGTAAACAACGCTTGCCGACCTATATGCATCCCTGTAAATTTATCGTGCTGGAAACGCTGCCCTATTTGAGTAACGGCAAAATCGATTATCAGGCTTTGAAACTTCAATTGGAGCCTAGCTAA
- a CDS encoding acyl carrier protein gives MKKKLRDFIFQELVFVAEPELFGDDDDLLEAGLDSMGIMRLIMYIENEFGVTLPDTEIEPDNVQSFNALEQWILRHKST, from the coding sequence ATGAAAAAGAAACTACGCGACTTTATCTTTCAGGAACTGGTGTTCGTGGCCGAACCGGAGCTCTTCGGCGATGACGACGACTTGTTGGAAGCCGGCCTCGACAGCATGGGTATCATGCGCTTGATCATGTACATAGAAAACGAGTTCGGCGTCACTCTGCCCGATACCGAAATCGAACCGGATAACGTCCAATCCTTTAACGCCCTGGAGCAATGGATTTTACGGCATAAAAGCACATGA
- a CDS encoding NAD(P)/FAD-dependent oxidoreductase, whose product MAERGNVVIIGAGPAGSIAGALLSKKGHRVTIVERDAFPRFCIGESLLPQCMEFIAEAGMLEAVREAGFQLKTGAAFLHQDKYSEFCFADKFTPGFDTTFQVQRDRFDALLAEQAQEMGVGIRWRQEVVAADFSTKPVLTIRDENGEQFDLSVDFVLDASGFGRVLPRLLELEKPSAFPFRQALFTHLEDRIDDPGYDRNLIRIIVHPRMHDVWFWLIPFSNGRCSLGVVGKPEIFNQPGLDNETMLQRFVAEEPGLSALLHNAVFDTPVSSLGGYSANVKSLHGNGFALLGNAGEFLDPVFSSGVTIAMKSASLAAAVLDRQFKGEQVDWRSEFAEPLQQGVETFRTFVSAWYDGGFQDIVFYPHLKQAEQKNNIKQMICSILAGYVWDESNPYVKNHRLRLKTLVELCREPGWL is encoded by the coding sequence ATGGCTGAGAGAGGCAACGTCGTCATTATCGGTGCGGGACCTGCCGGCAGCATTGCAGGAGCGCTGCTGAGCAAGAAAGGGCACCGGGTGACTATCGTCGAGAGGGACGCTTTTCCCCGATTTTGTATCGGCGAGAGCCTGTTACCGCAGTGCATGGAATTCATCGCCGAGGCCGGCATGCTGGAAGCGGTCAGGGAGGCCGGGTTCCAATTGAAAACCGGCGCGGCTTTTTTGCATCAAGACAAGTATTCCGAATTTTGCTTCGCCGATAAATTTACGCCCGGTTTCGATACCACTTTTCAGGTACAGCGCGATCGTTTCGATGCCTTACTGGCAGAACAAGCGCAAGAAATGGGCGTCGGCATCCGCTGGCGGCAGGAGGTGGTCGCGGCCGATTTCAGCACAAAACCGGTACTAACGATCCGCGATGAAAACGGCGAGCAGTTTGATTTAAGTGTCGACTTCGTTCTCGATGCCAGCGGTTTCGGCAGAGTATTGCCGCGTTTGCTGGAACTGGAAAAGCCTTCCGCTTTTCCATTCCGGCAAGCCTTGTTCACGCATCTGGAAGACCGCATCGACGATCCAGGATACGATCGGAATCTGATCCGAATCATCGTACATCCGCGGATGCACGATGTCTGGTTTTGGTTGATTCCGTTCAGTAACGGCCGGTGCAGTCTCGGCGTGGTCGGTAAACCGGAGATATTCAATCAGCCCGGACTAGATAATGAAACGATGTTGCAGCGCTTTGTCGCCGAAGAGCCTGGGCTGTCAGCTCTGTTGCATAATGCCGTGTTCGATACCCCGGTGAGCAGTCTTGGCGGCTACAGCGCCAATGTCAAAAGTTTGCACGGCAACGGCTTTGCCTTGTTGGGCAATGCTGGCGAATTTCTCGATCCGGTGTTCTCCTCCGGCGTCACGATCGCGATGAAATCAGCCAGCCTGGCCGCCGCAGTATTGGACCGCCAATTCAAGGGCGAGCAAGTTGATTGGCGGAGTGAATTCGCCGAGCCGCTGCAACAGGGCGTAGAGACATTCCGAACTTTTGTCAGTGCCTGGTATGACGGAGGATTTCAGGATATCGTGTTTTATCCGCACTTGAAACAGGCCGAGCAGAAGAACAATATCAAACAGATGATCTGTTCGATTCTGGCCGGCTATGTCTGGGACGAGAGCAACCCCTATGTCAAAAACCACCGCCTGCGCCTGAAGACCCTGGTCGAGTTATGCCGCGAGCCGGGATGGCTATGA
- a CDS encoding beta-ketoacyl-ACP synthase, whose translation MTLFLNDLGLLCAAGSEKNEILRRLVAGDRSGLVKTERYSPGQEVFVGEVQGDLPKIEAKFAVYDCRNNRLLLAALNQIRPTVDAMIAKYGPERVGVVIGTSTSGVRNTELALAEVAAGRPKPNWFHYKQQQFAGGADFLAHLLELQGPAYAVSTACSSSGRAFASARRLLALGLCDAVIVGGADSLCRFTVTGFGALESVSAGHCKPFGQHRDGINLAEAAGLFVLSRDEGPVRLSGIGASSDAYHFSAPDPEGGSVIGAMEMALAEADMRPEQIDYINLHGTATPLNDAMESKAVDKVFGRQIAVSSTKGMTGHALGAAAALELGLCWLLLTSDDEQGLLLPNSSDDELDDSLPALNFVQAGQTLGRRINHCQSNSFAFGGNNISIIVSRT comes from the coding sequence ATGACCTTGTTTTTGAATGACCTGGGCTTGCTGTGCGCGGCGGGCAGCGAAAAGAATGAAATCTTGCGTCGATTAGTGGCCGGCGACCGCTCGGGATTGGTCAAAACCGAGCGCTATTCGCCGGGACAGGAAGTGTTTGTCGGCGAGGTACAAGGCGATTTGCCGAAAATCGAAGCGAAATTCGCCGTTTATGATTGCCGCAACAACCGCTTGTTGCTGGCGGCGCTGAATCAGATTCGGCCGACGGTGGACGCGATGATCGCCAAGTATGGACCGGAGCGGGTTGGCGTCGTGATAGGGACGAGCACTTCTGGCGTCAGAAATACCGAGTTGGCGCTGGCCGAAGTTGCTGCTGGCAGGCCCAAACCAAACTGGTTCCATTACAAGCAGCAACAGTTTGCAGGTGGTGCCGATTTTCTCGCCCATTTATTGGAGTTGCAAGGTCCCGCTTACGCCGTGTCGACGGCCTGTTCCTCCAGCGGGCGGGCGTTCGCCTCGGCGCGCCGTTTGTTGGCGTTAGGGCTTTGCGATGCCGTCATCGTCGGCGGCGCCGACAGCCTGTGTCGCTTTACCGTGACCGGGTTCGGCGCGCTGGAATCGGTGTCGGCGGGGCATTGTAAACCCTTCGGCCAGCATCGGGACGGCATCAATCTGGCCGAGGCGGCGGGTTTGTTTGTTCTGAGCCGGGACGAAGGGCCGGTGCGTTTGAGCGGTATCGGCGCCAGCAGCGATGCCTATCATTTCTCCGCGCCCGATCCCGAGGGCGGGTCGGTGATCGGGGCGATGGAAATGGCTTTGGCCGAGGCGGACATGCGGCCTGAGCAAATCGATTATATAAACCTGCACGGCACAGCCACGCCGTTGAACGATGCCATGGAAAGCAAGGCCGTCGATAAGGTTTTCGGCAGGCAGATCGCGGTCAGTTCTACGAAAGGCATGACCGGCCATGCCTTGGGCGCCGCCGCCGCGCTGGAGTTGGGGCTGTGTTGGTTGCTGTTGACCAGTGACGATGAGCAAGGGCTATTATTACCGAATAGCAGCGACGACGAGCTGGACGATTCGTTGCCGGCGTTGAATTTTGTCCAGGCCGGGCAAACGTTGGGCCGGCGCATCAATCATTGCCAGAGCAATTCCTTTGCTTTCGGTGGCAACAATATTTCCATTATCGTTTCCCGGACATGA
- a CDS encoding ApeP family dehydratase: MTDWRQFSVEELVPHAGNMVLLERVIEFEPEKMVAEVIVRADGLFGDEGSVPAWLGIEYMAQTVAALGGMKRRLAGKAINLGFLLGTRRYESNVDRFAVGTVLTVGVRHVIQDQGLGVFDCRIEADGIAASAKLNVYQPDSAVNRVITD, encoded by the coding sequence ATGACGGACTGGCGGCAATTCAGCGTCGAGGAACTGGTTCCCCATGCCGGTAACATGGTGTTGCTGGAGCGGGTAATTGAATTCGAGCCGGAAAAGATGGTCGCAGAGGTGATCGTGCGCGCAGACGGGTTGTTCGGCGACGAAGGCTCGGTCCCGGCCTGGCTGGGCATAGAATACATGGCGCAAACGGTGGCGGCCTTGGGCGGCATGAAGCGGAGGCTGGCCGGCAAGGCGATCAATTTGGGCTTTTTGTTGGGGACCCGGCGTTATGAATCCAATGTGGACCGGTTTGCGGTAGGAACGGTTCTGACGGTCGGCGTTCGGCATGTGATCCAGGACCAGGGGCTGGGCGTGTTCGATTGCCGTATCGAGGCTGATGGCATTGCGGCGTCGGCCAAACTGAATGTGTATCAACCCGATTCCGCGGTGAACCGGGTAATAACCGATTGA
- the fabG gene encoding 3-oxoacyl-ACP reductase FabG, producing the protein MNETILVTGSSRGIGKAVALYLGRQGFDVVVHCRSRRDEAEQVTTQLREMGRQSRVLQFDLADREQCAQVLSDDIEAYGAYYGVVCNAGISADNAFPAMSGEEWDSVVHTNLDGFYNVLNPLIMPMIRRRKPGRIVTLSSVSGMIGNRGQVNYSAAKAGIIGATKALALELAKRNITVNCVAPGLIDTEMVENLPLDEIKKMIPMRRVGAAREVAATVAFLLSEDAAYITRQVISVNGGLC; encoded by the coding sequence ATGAATGAAACAATATTGGTGACTGGCTCCAGTCGCGGTATCGGCAAGGCCGTAGCCTTGTATTTGGGACGTCAGGGTTTCGATGTGGTGGTGCATTGTCGGAGTCGCCGCGACGAAGCGGAACAGGTGACGACGCAGTTGCGGGAGATGGGCCGGCAATCCCGGGTGCTGCAATTCGATTTGGCCGACCGCGAGCAATGCGCGCAGGTTTTGAGCGACGATATCGAGGCTTATGGCGCCTATTATGGCGTGGTCTGCAATGCCGGCATCAGCGCCGACAACGCCTTCCCGGCGATGAGCGGCGAGGAATGGGACAGTGTCGTGCATACCAATCTGGACGGCTTTTACAATGTGCTGAATCCGCTAATCATGCCGATGATCCGGCGGCGCAAGCCGGGACGCATCGTGACGCTGTCCTCCGTGTCGGGAATGATCGGCAATCGCGGCCAGGTCAACTACAGCGCGGCCAAGGCCGGCATCATCGGCGCCACCAAGGCGTTGGCGCTGGAGCTGGCCAAGCGCAATATTACGGTCAATTGCGTCGCGCCGGGACTGATCGATACCGAAATGGTGGAAAATTTGCCGCTGGACGAGATCAAGAAAATGATTCCAATGAGGCGGGTCGGCGCCGCCAGGGAAGTGGCCGCGACGGTGGCGTTTCTGCTGTCGGAGGATGCCGCCTATATCACCCGCCAAGTGATCTCGGTCAACGGAGGATTATGCTGA